One window of Alkaliphilus metalliredigens QYMF genomic DNA carries:
- the mtnK gene encoding S-methyl-5-thioribose kinase, whose amino-acid sequence MSKFSSHFKMDEEDVILYVKEKLDFFEKGAKLRAEEIGDGNINYVFRVWDVNAKTSVVVKQADTLLRSSGRPLDVDRNRIEGEVLMMQEKLAPGLVPKVYQYDPIMCCLVMEDIGDHENLRKALLERKVFLRLADHISTFIVNTLLPTTDLVMDSGMKKDNVKRYVNKDLCKISEDLVFTEPFINYKGRNIVLEENLLFMEKNLYQDKKLILEAGILKHQFMNHPQGLIHGDLHSGSIFVTKQSTKVLDPEFAFYGPIGYDLGNVIGNLFFAWVNAYVTDKSQGANEFIQWIESTIDEIVLLFKEKFIELYKEIVTDVMAKEVGFMEWYLEGILSDTAGFAGLEMIRRVVGDAKVQDITDINKIEDRIRAERMLIKIGKAFIMNRSDFQSGEEYVKEFYRNK is encoded by the coding sequence TTGTCTAAATTTAGCTCCCATTTTAAAATGGATGAAGAAGATGTCATTCTTTACGTCAAGGAAAAGCTAGATTTTTTTGAAAAAGGGGCTAAACTAAGAGCCGAAGAAATAGGGGACGGTAATATCAATTATGTCTTTCGTGTTTGGGATGTGAACGCTAAAACATCTGTCGTGGTTAAGCAGGCTGATACACTACTTAGGTCATCAGGCCGTCCCTTAGATGTTGATCGTAATCGAATCGAAGGGGAAGTCTTAATGATGCAAGAGAAATTAGCTCCTGGCCTTGTACCTAAAGTATACCAATATGATCCCATTATGTGTTGCCTTGTCATGGAGGATATAGGTGATCATGAGAACCTTAGAAAAGCTTTGTTAGAAAGAAAGGTTTTTCTTAGACTAGCAGATCATATCAGTACGTTTATTGTGAATACACTTCTACCAACAACGGATTTAGTCATGGACTCTGGAATGAAAAAAGACAATGTAAAAAGATATGTAAACAAAGATTTATGTAAAATTTCAGAGGATCTTGTCTTTACAGAGCCTTTTATCAATTATAAAGGTAGAAACATTGTTTTGGAAGAAAACTTGCTCTTTATGGAAAAAAATCTTTACCAAGATAAAAAACTCATTCTAGAAGCGGGTATATTAAAGCATCAATTTATGAATCATCCACAAGGGTTAATCCATGGAGACCTTCATTCCGGTTCCATCTTTGTAACAAAACAGTCAACAAAGGTATTAGATCCTGAGTTTGCTTTTTATGGGCCAATTGGTTATGATCTAGGAAATGTAATTGGAAATTTGTTTTTTGCTTGGGTCAATGCCTATGTAACTGATAAAAGTCAAGGCGCAAATGAATTTATTCAATGGATTGAAAGTACCATAGATGAAATTGTCCTGTTATTTAAGGAAAAATTCATTGAACTTTATAAAGAGATCGTAACAGATGTTATGGCAAAAGAAGTAGGTTTTATGGAGTGGTATCTAGAGGGTATATTATCAGACACCGCTGGGTTCGCAGGCCTTGAGATGATTAGAAGGGTAGTTGGAGATGCAAAAGTTCAGGACATCACAGATATCAACAAGATAGAAGATAGAATAAGAGCCGAAAGAATGCTGATTAAAATAGGAAAAGCATTTATCATGAATAGAAGTGACTTTCAATCAGGAGAAGAGTATGTTAAAGAATTTTATCGTAATAAATAG
- a CDS encoding L-lactate permease: MFLALLASLPIVLTVVLMVAFNWPAKKVMPLAWGVAILIAGGVWGMSGQWLAGATVAGALNAGGILVIVFGAILLMNTLKNSGAIKTINKTFHGISPDRRVQAIIIAFLFGAFIEGAAGFGTPAALGGPLMVGLGFPPLAAAMLALVGNSTPVSFGAVGTPILGGVSSILGNPQILSEIEGAGYTSATFLHEVGIWSALPHAIMGVFMPLIIVMMMTKIFGEKKSFKDAFEIAPFAIFAGLAFVIPYILIAVLVGPELPSLGGGLIAIGIVITATKNGFLQPKTTWDFANKSKWDSSWVGVEEMAATTEEETQTISPFMAWLPYILVSLILVITRVTGLKGILTSPTFTLSYTGILGTGLSYSYQYLYHPGTVAFILVSILTAFMHKMSGEKIKETWSTSLKTVIPAAIALVFALGMTQVMLNSGNNPTGEAAMTVVMAGALANIFQGVWPMIAPLVGILGAFMSGSNTTSNVLFSGLQYGVAEQIGMSRIIILGLQVIGGAAGNMICVHNVVAACTTVGIFGKEGKVIRTNVIPAIIYAIVVGIFAYIAMAFFVPGLF; this comes from the coding sequence ATGTTTTTAGCTTTATTAGCTTCGTTACCAATCGTTTTAACAGTAGTGTTAATGGTAGCCTTTAACTGGCCAGCCAAAAAGGTAATGCCTCTTGCCTGGGGAGTAGCGATTCTTATTGCTGGTGGAGTATGGGGGATGTCTGGACAATGGCTTGCTGGTGCAACTGTTGCAGGAGCATTGAATGCAGGTGGTATTCTAGTTATTGTATTTGGTGCAATTTTGTTAATGAATACTTTGAAAAATAGTGGTGCAATAAAGACGATAAACAAAACTTTTCACGGTATTAGTCCTGATAGAAGAGTTCAGGCAATCATAATTGCTTTCTTATTTGGCGCTTTTATAGAAGGGGCTGCAGGCTTTGGTACTCCAGCAGCTTTAGGAGGCCCATTAATGGTTGGACTAGGATTCCCTCCATTGGCAGCAGCAATGCTAGCATTGGTTGGAAATAGCACTCCTGTAAGTTTTGGTGCGGTTGGAACGCCTATTTTAGGAGGTGTATCTTCTATATTAGGAAATCCACAAATACTAAGCGAAATAGAGGGTGCTGGTTATACTAGCGCTACATTCCTTCATGAAGTAGGAATCTGGTCTGCACTTCCTCATGCAATCATGGGAGTATTTATGCCTTTAATTATTGTAATGATGATGACGAAGATATTTGGTGAAAAGAAATCCTTTAAAGATGCGTTTGAAATAGCTCCTTTTGCTATATTTGCAGGTTTAGCCTTTGTCATACCTTATATTTTAATTGCAGTTTTAGTTGGACCGGAGCTACCATCTTTAGGTGGTGGACTAATAGCTATTGGTATTGTAATAACGGCAACTAAAAATGGATTCCTCCAACCTAAAACAACTTGGGACTTTGCAAATAAATCTAAGTGGGATAGCTCTTGGGTAGGAGTAGAAGAAATGGCAGCTACTACAGAAGAGGAAACACAAACAATCAGTCCTTTTATGGCTTGGCTTCCTTATATTCTAGTATCGTTAATTCTAGTAATAACAAGAGTTACTGGTTTGAAAGGTATACTAACTAGTCCGACTTTTACGCTTTCATATACAGGAATTTTAGGAACGGGACTAAGTTATTCATATCAATATCTATATCATCCTGGAACGGTAGCATTTATTTTAGTATCAATTTTAACTGCTTTCATGCATAAGATGAGTGGCGAAAAGATTAAAGAAACATGGAGTACATCACTGAAAACAGTCATTCCTGCAGCTATAGCTTTAGTGTTTGCCCTCGGGATGACTCAAGTAATGTTGAACTCTGGGAACAATCCAACTGGTGAAGCGGCTATGACAGTAGTAATGGCAGGAGCTCTTGCTAATATATTCCAAGGTGTATGGCCAATGATCGCACCACTTGTTGGAATTTTGGGGGCCTTTATGTCGGGTAGTAATACCACTTCTAATGTGTTGTTTTCTGGCTTGCAATATGGTGTAGCTGAACAAATTGGAATGTCAAGAATTATCATTCTGGGATTACAAGTAATTGGTGGAGCTGCGGGTAATATGATTTGTGTGCACAATGTTGTTGCAGCCTGTACAACGGTTGGTATATTTGGTAAAGAGGGGAAAGTTATTAGAACAAATGTTATCCCAGCAATCATATATGCAATTGTTGTTGGTATTTTTGCATATATTGCAATGGCTTTCTTTGTACCTGGACTGTTCTAA
- a CDS encoding CDGSH iron-sulfur domain-containing protein yields MNSKKSQIIFTNNSPFYLVHGKNVTDGEGNPIKVKAVTALCRCGESTSMPYCDNQHEKNKLNTKKSDERAPDKWKSYKGENITIHFNLGLCCHVASCIKGLPSVFNVDERPWINADGGTTEEIIQIISKCPSGALTYTKDGRFYSDFEKDIHIKIMKNGPIVVSGAVELIDDLESMQELKARKRYTLCRCNNSKNKPFCDGSHIPKHEEN; encoded by the coding sequence ATGAATTCGAAAAAAAGTCAAATTATTTTCACTAATAACAGTCCGTTCTATTTAGTGCATGGCAAAAATGTAACTGATGGAGAAGGGAATCCAATTAAAGTCAAAGCTGTAACAGCACTATGTCGATGTGGTGAATCTACATCAATGCCTTATTGTGATAATCAGCATGAAAAAAATAAGTTAAATACTAAAAAATCAGATGAGCGTGCTCCTGATAAATGGAAAAGCTACAAAGGAGAGAACATTACGATTCATTTTAACCTAGGGCTATGTTGTCATGTGGCATCATGTATAAAGGGACTTCCCTCTGTATTCAACGTTGATGAAAGACCTTGGATTAATGCAGATGGTGGGACTACAGAGGAAATAATTCAAATTATATCAAAATGTCCTTCCGGTGCATTAACCTACACTAAGGATGGAAGGTTTTACTCAGATTTTGAAAAAGATATTCACATTAAAATAATGAAAAACGGTCCTATAGTCGTCAGTGGAGCGGTGGAACTCATAGATGATTTAGAGAGTATGCAAGAACTCAAAGCACGGAAGCGGTATACCCTATGCAGATGTAACAATTCGAAAAACAAACCATTCTGTGATGGTAGCCATATACCAAAGCATGAAGAAAACTAA
- a CDS encoding HD domain-containing phosphohydrolase, which produces MPVKKLILLIITALLLGSMVTYASPDKPSTAIIFGDDIDYPPFSFLDESGYPTGFNVELGKAVAEVMGLDVEFQLGNWHEIMQQLENNEIDAISGMFHSVDREAEYAFTARHAVASGDIFTRDDFSVTSLEDLAGTRVVVQTNDIVHESLVQEDLNIEFIEVSTVAEALRHVSSGEYDYAAVLKLPAHYIIQHNKLTNLKSNGLSLAPQNYSMAVHKSNGQLLSDLNEGLVILKNTGQYQEIYDQWLGVYEERDFLEALRRHYWLFASLLTLLFILLFWTFTLKKIVASRTKELLTTNTKLNESKKEITSTNQELEALLEELTATEEDLRENYDHLKESEEKYRTLVTQMHQGLALHQIITNELGEPVDYTFIDVNDSFERLTGLKRDDILGKTVLEVLPDTETYWIERYGQVALTGEPIHYENYSKEIDRYFEVVAYQPNYNQFAVVLTDVSERKKMADELVYLSYHDQLTGLYNRRFFEEELKRLDVPRNLPLSIMMADVNGLKLTNDAFGHVVGDKLLQKVATVLKNTCRADDIVARLGGDEFVILLPKTDSQEAENLANRIIALIAMEKVQSIDLSVSFGWETKYRDDEEMQEIFRLAEDYMYKKKLYEGPSNRNKTIGIIINTLHEKNNREEQHSHRVSELCSELGKALRLSESKIQELKILGLLHDIGKIAINESILNKPGKLTDDEWKEIQRHPEIGYRILSSVNDMSEMAEFVLAHHERWDGNGYPKGLRENEIPLQARIITVVDAYDAMTSVRSYKKPLSRDEALQELHKHSGTQFDPDLVIVFSKMLLDQKTDL; this is translated from the coding sequence ATGCCAGTAAAAAAACTCATTTTATTAATTATAACCGCTCTGTTACTGGGAAGTATGGTGACTTATGCTTCTCCTGATAAGCCTTCTACAGCAATTATCTTTGGAGACGATATCGATTACCCTCCCTTTAGTTTTTTAGATGAATCAGGATATCCCACGGGCTTCAATGTAGAACTAGGAAAAGCTGTGGCAGAGGTTATGGGTCTTGACGTGGAATTTCAATTAGGTAATTGGCATGAAATTATGCAACAGCTGGAAAACAACGAAATAGATGCAATCTCCGGTATGTTCCATTCCGTCGATAGGGAAGCTGAATATGCCTTCACCGCTAGACATGCCGTAGCCAGTGGAGATATTTTTACTAGAGATGATTTTTCCGTCACTTCACTGGAGGATTTAGCTGGTACAAGGGTCGTTGTACAGACCAATGATATTGTTCATGAATCTTTAGTACAGGAAGATCTTAATATTGAATTCATTGAGGTATCAACTGTAGCAGAAGCACTACGTCATGTTTCCTCAGGAGAATACGATTATGCAGCAGTATTAAAACTGCCAGCTCATTATATCATCCAACATAATAAACTCACCAATTTAAAATCCAATGGATTATCCCTAGCCCCACAAAATTATTCTATGGCTGTCCACAAAAGTAATGGCCAACTACTCTCTGATTTAAATGAAGGACTGGTTATTTTAAAGAATACTGGTCAATATCAAGAAATTTATGACCAATGGTTGGGTGTTTATGAAGAGAGAGATTTTCTAGAAGCCCTCCGACGACACTATTGGCTTTTCGCTTCACTACTCACTCTCTTATTCATATTGCTATTTTGGACCTTTACGCTAAAAAAAATCGTCGCTTCCAGAACCAAGGAATTGCTAACGACCAATACCAAGCTTAATGAAAGTAAAAAAGAAATCACCTCCACTAACCAGGAGCTTGAGGCACTCCTTGAAGAATTAACAGCTACAGAGGAAGATCTCCGAGAAAATTATGATCATCTCAAAGAAAGCGAAGAAAAATACCGAACACTGGTAACTCAAATGCACCAGGGCTTAGCCTTACACCAAATCATCACAAATGAACTTGGAGAGCCCGTAGATTATACTTTTATTGATGTCAATGATAGCTTCGAAAGATTAACAGGACTCAAAAGAGATGATATTCTTGGCAAAACAGTACTTGAAGTTCTACCTGATACGGAAACATACTGGATAGAAAGATATGGACAGGTAGCGCTGACAGGAGAACCTATACATTATGAAAATTATTCTAAGGAAATTGACAGATACTTTGAAGTGGTTGCCTATCAGCCAAACTACAATCAATTTGCCGTGGTTTTGACAGATGTCTCCGAAAGAAAGAAAATGGCAGATGAACTGGTATACTTAAGTTACCACGATCAGTTAACAGGACTTTACAACAGAAGATTCTTTGAAGAAGAACTAAAACGTTTGGATGTGCCACGAAATCTCCCCCTAAGTATTATGATGGCAGATGTCAATGGTCTCAAGCTTACCAACGATGCCTTCGGTCATGTGGTGGGAGATAAACTTTTACAAAAAGTAGCAACCGTATTGAAGAATACATGCCGTGCTGATGATATCGTTGCAAGACTAGGTGGAGATGAATTTGTCATTTTACTCCCCAAAACAGATAGCCAGGAAGCAGAAAACCTCGCCAATCGCATTATAGCTCTTATCGCCATGGAAAAGGTTCAATCTATTGATTTGTCCGTCTCCTTTGGCTGGGAAACCAAGTATCGAGATGATGAGGAAATGCAGGAAATATTCAGACTAGCAGAGGATTATATGTATAAGAAAAAGCTCTATGAAGGTCCAAGCAACAGAAATAAAACAATTGGAATTATTATTAACACACTTCATGAAAAGAACAACAGAGAGGAACAGCATTCTCATCGGGTTTCCGAATTATGTAGTGAGCTAGGCAAGGCTCTTAGACTATCCGAGTCCAAAATACAGGAATTAAAAATATTAGGCCTATTACACGATATTGGAAAAATTGCAATTAATGAAAGTATATTAAACAAGCCTGGTAAGCTTACGGATGATGAATGGAAGGAGATACAGCGTCATCCTGAAATAGGATATCGTATCCTGAGTTCCGTCAATGATATGTCAGAAATGGCAGAGTTTGTGTTAGCACATCATGAAAGATGGGATGGTAATGGGTATCCCAAAGGATTACGAGAAAACGAAATACCGCTTCAAGCAAGAATCATCACGGTAGTTGATGCATATGACGCCATGACAAGTGTCCGAAGCTATAAAAAACCACTCTCTAGAGATGAAGCGCTACAGGAGCTACATAAACATTCAGGTACCCAGTTCGACCCTGATTTAGTAATAGTCTTTAGTAAAATGCTACTTGACCAAAAAACAGATTTGTAA
- a CDS encoding FadR/GntR family transcriptional regulator, with amino-acid sequence MFKPIKTKRVYEQIVEQINQLMKEGYLKPGDKLMTEKELSDKLKVSRASVREAISALNLLGILESRQGEGTFISDVPQQSLIETLALFMMMDLEASIELLEVRKMMEVQAAELAAIRADSASIFKISEAIELMKIDIKENIIGEESDAKFHHAIAESTKNKVLVNFMNMISDLLVQNMRTSRQYLYTKEGNAEKLFEQHDKIYKAIKKGNPNTAKKEMFEHLDFVEKELKGFSV; translated from the coding sequence ATGTTTAAACCAATCAAAACAAAAAGAGTATACGAACAAATAGTAGAACAAATTAACCAGTTAATGAAAGAGGGTTACTTAAAGCCTGGAGATAAGCTTATGACGGAAAAGGAATTATCGGATAAGCTAAAGGTGAGTAGAGCATCTGTGCGAGAGGCGATCAGTGCTTTGAATTTACTGGGTATTTTGGAGAGTCGACAAGGAGAAGGGACCTTCATTTCAGATGTTCCTCAACAGTCATTAATTGAAACCCTGGCACTATTCATGATGATGGATCTAGAAGCTAGCATTGAGCTACTAGAGGTGAGAAAGATGATGGAAGTTCAAGCTGCTGAACTGGCAGCGATTAGAGCAGATAGTGCAAGTATTTTTAAAATTAGTGAAGCCATTGAATTAATGAAGATAGACATTAAAGAAAATATCATTGGTGAAGAAAGTGATGCGAAATTTCATCATGCCATAGCGGAGTCAACAAAAAATAAAGTGCTGGTCAACTTTATGAATATGATTTCTGATTTATTAGTGCAAAATATGAGAACCAGTAGACAATATCTATATACCAAAGAGGGAAATGCTGAAAAACTGTTTGAGCAGCACGATAAAATTTACAAAGCCATAAAAAAAGGTAATCCGAATACTGCCAAAAAAGAAATGTTTGAGCATCTTGATTTTGTTGAAAAGGAATTAAAAGGTTTTAGTGTCTAA
- a CDS encoding methyl-accepting chemotaxis protein yields MTSIKTKLGIMLGGLLILVCIGLGWVAYFTSTNAVYTVAEELSTKTATESARVVEERINTRFSELLTIANTAEIADPNILPEEKMFYLEKEAKRGGYLSLGIGDTEGETLTMAGITINLKERDYYQQALGGKSVVTDPIISREDNTTLIVNYAVPIQEEGGNIIGVLIGARHGDELSAITNDIVLGDTGTAFMVNQVGTTVAHYAEEAVRSADNTIEMAETDPSLTSLAEIVNRMTTGETGFDEYNYDGIEKFAAFAPVGNTNWSLAVTVPTEEILSSLDSLKSNILMASILFLIFGLLLIYFITSRFARQIKGIAADLNVISNGDFSSDQSIQTRSGKDEIADTYRSMSTMKKAVSAMIKAIKDTSILINKDSESLDVIAQQMSSTSESVATAIQETTQGVSSQAEGLANINEALQTFGEKLEGIVTDIEDIDLNAKDVNDMSNKSNEDMQLLIESINVMESTFKDFTDKINGLNQNVNKVTEITSLINNIAEQTNLLALNAAIEAARAGEAGKGFAVVAQEIRKLAEQSQLSSQNINLLINNITEDADLIIETTDGLNQELSTQVNVIDGVINSYKNIVEAIHSIGVKIRSANIATMEINNEKSTILARVEEASAVAEEVAASSQEIAASSEEMSASSEEVASSAKNMGVLIGSMLEQVNKFKI; encoded by the coding sequence ATGACAAGCATAAAGACAAAGTTAGGGATAATGCTAGGCGGATTATTAATTCTTGTCTGTATAGGATTAGGATGGGTTGCTTACTTCACTTCTACAAATGCTGTATACACAGTAGCGGAAGAACTATCAACAAAAACTGCAACAGAGTCAGCTAGGGTAGTAGAGGAACGTATTAATACACGATTTAGTGAATTACTTACCATAGCTAATACAGCTGAAATAGCAGATCCTAATATTTTACCTGAGGAAAAGATGTTTTACTTGGAAAAAGAAGCTAAAAGAGGAGGATATCTATCCTTAGGTATAGGAGATACAGAAGGAGAAACACTTACGATGGCAGGCATCACCATTAATCTGAAGGAAAGAGACTATTATCAACAAGCACTGGGAGGAAAGTCAGTAGTGACAGATCCTATAATAAGTAGAGAAGATAATACTACGCTGATTGTTAATTATGCTGTTCCCATTCAAGAAGAGGGAGGCAATATAATTGGGGTTTTAATTGGAGCGAGACATGGTGACGAACTCAGTGCCATAACAAATGATATTGTGTTAGGGGATACTGGCACGGCTTTTATGGTAAATCAGGTGGGAACAACAGTAGCTCATTATGCAGAAGAAGCTGTTAGATCGGCTGATAACACCATAGAGATGGCAGAAACAGATCCATCCCTAACGAGTTTGGCTGAAATTGTAAATAGAATGACCACTGGTGAAACTGGTTTTGATGAATATAACTATGATGGTATAGAAAAGTTCGCTGCATTTGCACCTGTAGGAAATACAAATTGGTCCCTGGCAGTTACTGTTCCTACGGAGGAAATTTTATCTTCTTTAGATTCCTTGAAAAGTAACATTCTTATGGCCTCTATATTATTTTTAATATTTGGACTCCTGCTAATTTATTTTATTACAAGTCGCTTTGCAAGACAAATAAAAGGGATTGCTGCCGATTTAAATGTAATTTCCAATGGTGATTTTAGTAGTGATCAATCCATTCAAACTAGAAGTGGAAAAGACGAAATCGCTGATACATACCGCTCTATGTCTACTATGAAAAAGGCTGTCAGTGCTATGATTAAGGCCATTAAGGATACTTCTATACTCATTAACAAGGACTCGGAAAGTTTAGATGTTATTGCTCAACAAATGTCTTCAACTTCGGAAAGTGTAGCCACTGCTATCCAAGAGACTACACAAGGTGTTAGTTCTCAAGCAGAAGGACTTGCAAACATCAATGAAGCTTTACAGACCTTTGGTGAAAAATTAGAAGGTATCGTTACGGATATAGAAGATATAGACCTAAATGCTAAGGATGTTAATGATATGTCTAATAAGAGTAATGAAGATATGCAATTGCTTATAGAATCAATCAATGTAATGGAAAGTACATTTAAAGATTTTACAGATAAAATCAATGGCTTGAACCAAAATGTAAATAAAGTTACAGAAATTACAAGCCTTATAAACAACATAGCAGAACAAACAAATTTACTAGCTTTAAACGCTGCAATTGAAGCTGCTAGAGCTGGTGAAGCTGGAAAAGGATTTGCTGTAGTTGCACAAGAGATAAGAAAATTAGCGGAACAATCACAACTCTCATCACAAAATATCAACCTGTTGATTAATAATATCACTGAAGATGCAGATTTAATCATAGAGACAACTGATGGATTGAATCAGGAATTAAGTACTCAAGTGAATGTCATTGATGGCGTTATAAATTCATACAAAAATATTGTAGAAGCGATTCATAGTATTGGAGTTAAGATCCGGTCAGCTAATATAGCAACTATGGAGATCAATAATGAAAAATCTACAATTTTAGCTAGAGTAGAAGAGGCTTCTGCAGTTGCGGAAGAAGTAGCTGCTTCTTCACAAGAAATAGCAGCTTCAAGTGAAGAAATGTCAGCCTCTTCAGAAGAGGTGGCTTCATCAGCAAAAAATATGGGTGTATTGATTGGAAGTATGTTAGAACAAGTGAACAAATTTAAAATTTAG
- a CDS encoding DEAD/DEAH box helicase produces MIKSNFSDYQLSDELLKSISMLNFESPTKVQQQVIPAILEHKDIIVKSQTGSGKTAAFAIPICQLVDWDENKPQALVLVPTRELAIQVKEDMFNIGRFKRLKVAAVYGKAPFYHQEKELKQKTHVVVGTPGRIIDHMEKGTFDTSQIKYLVIDEADEMFNMGFVDQIETIIKDLSKKRVTMLLSATMPSAIETLSNRYMKDPIHAEIEEESSAVDRISQERYTVEYRDKMKLLSDITIVENPDSCIIFCNTKQRVDEVNDELIRLNYTCEKIHGGMEQRDRVRVMNEFKQGYFRYLVATDVAARGIDIDNISLVINYDIPQDKESYVHRIGRTGRISREGRAITFVTQYEDKFLKDIHRYIGKEIPLMQRPEIETVNDSKEEFVEKINTKPEVKETKGAPLSKEILKLHINAGKKTKMRPVDIVGTLCSIEGVTADDIGIINVVDVSTFVEILNDKGELVLEELQNKPIKGRLRKVSKAVETQM; encoded by the coding sequence ATGATAAAGTCAAATTTTAGCGATTATCAATTAAGTGATGAGTTATTAAAGTCCATTAGTATGTTGAATTTTGAAAGTCCTACGAAAGTACAACAACAAGTGATACCAGCAATACTAGAGCATAAGGATATCATAGTTAAGTCCCAAACTGGAAGCGGAAAGACTGCAGCATTTGCCATTCCTATTTGCCAATTGGTGGATTGGGATGAAAACAAGCCCCAGGCATTGGTGCTTGTACCCACAAGAGAGTTGGCTATTCAAGTTAAAGAAGACATGTTTAATATAGGTAGGTTCAAAAGGCTTAAAGTGGCTGCGGTTTATGGGAAGGCTCCTTTTTATCATCAAGAAAAGGAATTGAAACAAAAGACACATGTGGTGGTGGGTACCCCTGGACGTATTATAGATCATATGGAAAAAGGGACATTTGATACATCACAAATAAAGTATCTTGTGATAGATGAAGCTGATGAAATGTTTAATATGGGATTTGTAGATCAAATAGAGACAATCATAAAGGATTTGTCGAAAAAACGTGTCACAATGTTATTGTCAGCTACGATGCCCAGTGCCATAGAGACCTTATCTAATCGGTATATGAAAGATCCGATACATGCTGAAATAGAAGAAGAAAGTTCAGCGGTAGATAGGATTTCCCAAGAAAGATATACTGTAGAGTATAGAGATAAAATGAAGCTCTTAAGCGATATAACCATAGTAGAAAACCCTGATAGCTGTATCATATTTTGTAATACAAAGCAAAGAGTAGATGAAGTTAATGATGAGCTAATCAGGCTAAACTATACTTGTGAAAAGATTCATGGTGGAATGGAGCAACGTGATAGAGTTAGAGTTATGAATGAGTTTAAACAAGGTTATTTCAGATATTTGGTAGCAACGGATGTTGCAGCTAGGGGGATAGACATAGATAATATTTCCCTTGTCATTAATTATGATATACCACAAGACAAAGAAAGCTATGTGCATCGAATTGGTAGAACTGGACGTATCAGCAGGGAAGGTAGAGCCATTACCTTTGTGACACAATACGAAGATAAGTTTTTAAAGGATATACATCGATATATCGGTAAAGAGATTCCTTTAATGCAAAGACCGGAGATCGAAACGGTGAATGATTCAAAAGAGGAATTTGTAGAAAAAATAAATACCAAACCCGAAGTCAAAGAAACAAAAGGTGCACCACTAAGCAAAGAAATTTTGAAATTACATATCAACGCAGGTAAGAAAACAAAGATGAGACCAGTAGACATTGTGGGTACACTGTGTAGCATAGAAGGTGTAACTGCAGATGATATCGGAATCATCAATGTAGTTGATGTCTCTACCTTTGTAGAAATATTGAATGATAAAGGTGAATTGGTTCTTGAGGAGTTGCAAAATAAACCTATTAAAGGAAGACTTCGTAAGGTGAGTAAAGCTGTAGAGACCCAGATGTAG